A part of Paenibacillus donghaensis genomic DNA contains:
- a CDS encoding H-type small acid-soluble spore protein, which produces MDVKRAKDIYSSKEMFSVHLDGESVWIEHVDEQNGMATVQVGSSPGNTRTVGVDRLEEQGY; this is translated from the coding sequence ATGGATGTCAAACGGGCCAAGGATATATACAGCTCCAAAGAGATGTTTTCGGTTCATTTGGATGGAGAGTCGGTATGGATTGAGCATGTAGACGAGCAGAACGGCATGGCTACGGTACAGGTAGGCTCCAGTCCGGGCAACACGCGTACCGTCGGGGTAGACCGGCTGGAGGAGCAAGGATACTAG
- the tsaE gene encoding tRNA (adenosine(37)-N6)-threonylcarbamoyltransferase complex ATPase subunit type 1 TsaE — MNNNVETVFTYHSSSLTATQLLAAEIASAAKAGMVIGLDGDLGAGKTAFSQGFARRLGVKGIVNSPTFTIIKEYQGVLPLYHMDVYRISLQEADELGLDEYFYGQGVCLVEWSQLIQELMPQQQLHIYIENAGPDERIITVTGIGEPYGELCRGLIQKWG; from the coding sequence TTGAATAATAACGTGGAAACGGTGTTTACTTACCATTCAAGCAGCCTGACCGCCACACAGCTGCTGGCAGCCGAGATTGCCTCCGCCGCTAAGGCAGGTATGGTGATCGGATTGGACGGTGATCTTGGTGCTGGCAAAACGGCGTTCTCGCAGGGCTTCGCCCGCCGCTTGGGCGTCAAGGGCATCGTAAATAGTCCTACTTTTACCATTATCAAAGAGTATCAAGGGGTACTGCCGCTATATCATATGGATGTATACCGGATCTCGCTTCAGGAAGCGGACGAGCTTGGACTGGATGAATATTTCTACGGGCAGGGTGTATGCCTGGTGGAATGGAGCCAGCTGATACAAGAGCTGATGCCGCAGCAGCAGCTGCATATCTATATCGAGAATGCCGGACCGGACGAGCGGATCATTACGGTTACCGGAATCGGGGAGCCTTACGGTGAACTGTGCCGTGGGCTGATCCAGAAGTGGGGTTAA
- the tsaB gene encoding tRNA (adenosine(37)-N6)-threonylcarbamoyltransferase complex dimerization subunit type 1 TsaB produces the protein MINENNGPRKRLLALDTSTAVLGVAVTEEGRLLHEINASGERNHSVHLLPIIEQALQASGTTAAMLGGISVGVGPGSYTGTRIAVTAAKTLAWAWEVPVAGVSSLQALAWGGLVAGRRGEAAEKDGRGPDWVIPLLDARRGQVYTALFVADGAGAPRRQEADAIRLMADWVQQLAALLEQAEAAGVAPGTLWFVGETAQHGSAEVLQPLAGVSHRTVPYELEGRWTGFLGEKRLAAGEQDEVHRLIPNYTQLSEAEANLRRSAEGGSKPS, from the coding sequence ATGATTAATGAGAATAACGGGCCGCGTAAGCGGCTTTTGGCGCTTGACACCTCTACAGCGGTGCTTGGGGTTGCCGTAACCGAGGAAGGCAGGCTGCTGCATGAGATTAATGCTTCCGGGGAGCGGAATCATTCCGTGCATCTGCTGCCGATTATTGAGCAGGCCCTGCAGGCATCGGGTACCACCGCCGCGATGTTAGGCGGAATATCTGTAGGTGTGGGCCCCGGCTCCTATACGGGGACCCGCATTGCCGTGACCGCGGCCAAGACACTGGCCTGGGCGTGGGAGGTTCCGGTTGCAGGCGTATCCAGCCTGCAGGCACTGGCCTGGGGCGGCCTGGTGGCTGGCCGCCGGGGGGAAGCAGCGGAGAAGGACGGCCGGGGGCCGGACTGGGTCATTCCGCTGCTGGATGCGCGCCGGGGACAGGTGTACACGGCGCTGTTTGTGGCGGACGGCGCGGGGGCGCCGCGCCGTCAGGAAGCGGACGCCATCCGGCTGATGGCGGACTGGGTGCAGCAGCTGGCAGCGCTGCTGGAGCAGGCGGAAGCGGCAGGCGTTGCGCCGGGCACGCTGTGGTTCGTGGGCGAAACCGCGCAGCATGGCAGCGCGGAGGTGCTGCAGCCGCTGGCGGGGGTCAGCCACCGCACGGTGCCTTATGAGCTTGAAGGCCGCTGGACCGGATTTCTCGGGGAGAAGAGACTGGCGGCAGGGGAGCAGGACGAGGTACACCGTCTGATCCCCAACTATACGCAGCTTTCGGAAGCGGAAGCCAATCTGCGGCGAAGCGCCGAAGGGGGCAGTAAACCATCATGA
- the rimI gene encoding ribosomal protein S18-alanine N-acetyltransferase, which translates to MNGAQPRQDLNAELVFRAMKLEDIPDILIIEREAFTMPWTEEAFRNELTHNHFAKYMVMELEGRIIGYAGMWAIVDEAHVTNIALLEAYRGRKWGERLLDELMKTAAFVGMISITLEVRVSNEVAQNLYRKKGFRSAGTRKGYYSDNREDALIMWADLPSYGEQGLREGSVDSR; encoded by the coding sequence ATGAATGGCGCACAGCCAAGACAGGACCTGAATGCGGAGCTGGTGTTCCGGGCTATGAAGCTGGAGGACATTCCCGACATTCTGATTATTGAGCGCGAAGCCTTCACCATGCCTTGGACGGAGGAGGCTTTCCGCAATGAGCTGACCCACAACCATTTTGCCAAATATATGGTGATGGAGCTGGAAGGCCGGATTATCGGCTATGCCGGAATGTGGGCGATTGTGGATGAAGCGCATGTGACCAACATTGCTCTGCTGGAAGCTTACCGGGGACGTAAATGGGGCGAACGGCTGCTGGACGAGCTGATGAAGACGGCTGCTTTTGTCGGCATGATCTCTATTACGCTGGAAGTACGGGTATCCAATGAAGTTGCCCAGAACCTCTACCGCAAAAAAGGCTTCCGCTCGGCCGGCACCCGCAAAGGCTATTATTCGGACAACCGTGAGGATGCGCTGATTATGTGGGCCGATCTGCCGTCATACGGCGAGCAAGGGTTAAGGGAAGGAAGCGTGGACTCCAGATGA
- the tsaD gene encoding tRNA (adenosine(37)-N6)-threonylcarbamoyltransferase complex transferase subunit TsaD, producing MKTEMAEVQPVLILAIETSCDETSVAVVKDGCEVLSNIISSQIETHRAFGGVVPEVASRKHVEVMTLVIEQALAEAGVHPQQLTAVAVTQGPGLVGALLVGVVAAKSLALAWNKPLIGTHHIAGHIYANRLVAELKYPNMTLVVSGGHTELVSMEQEGVFRIIGRTRDDAVGEAYDKVARSLGFPYPGGPHVDRLAREAAEAVALPRVWLEPGSYDFSFSGLKSAVLNVVNQSKMKGLEPNVAGIARGFQESVVEVLVEKAIRAVRSTGSRQLLLCGGVAANGGLRAALISRCEAEKIELIIPPPVYCTDNAAMIGAAAYVKWQHSGGTPLDMVADPGFSLEEWSVPVASIE from the coding sequence ATGAAGACAGAAATGGCTGAAGTTCAGCCTGTACTGATATTGGCAATTGAAACAAGCTGTGACGAGACCTCGGTAGCTGTGGTTAAGGACGGCTGTGAGGTTCTTTCGAATATTATCTCCAGCCAGATTGAGACGCACCGCGCCTTCGGAGGGGTAGTGCCTGAAGTGGCCTCGCGCAAGCATGTGGAGGTGATGACCCTGGTTATCGAGCAGGCGCTGGCTGAGGCTGGTGTTCACCCGCAGCAGCTAACTGCGGTAGCTGTTACCCAGGGGCCGGGGTTGGTCGGCGCTCTGCTGGTTGGTGTGGTGGCGGCCAAAAGCCTGGCGCTTGCCTGGAACAAGCCGCTGATCGGTACCCATCATATCGCTGGTCATATTTATGCCAACCGGCTGGTGGCGGAGCTGAAATACCCGAACATGACGCTGGTGGTATCGGGCGGACATACGGAGCTGGTCAGCATGGAGCAGGAGGGTGTGTTCCGGATCATCGGCCGGACACGCGACGACGCCGTAGGCGAAGCCTATGACAAGGTGGCGCGGTCCCTGGGCTTCCCTTATCCCGGCGGGCCGCACGTCGACCGCTTGGCCCGGGAGGCTGCGGAGGCGGTGGCGCTTCCGCGGGTCTGGCTGGAGCCGGGCTCTTATGATTTCAGCTTCAGCGGATTGAAATCCGCCGTGCTGAATGTAGTGAATCAGAGCAAAATGAAGGGACTGGAGCCTAACGTTGCGGGCATCGCACGTGGCTTCCAGGAGTCCGTCGTTGAGGTGCTGGTGGAGAAGGCGATCCGCGCCGTGCGCTCCACCGGCTCGCGCCAGCTGCTGCTGTGCGGCGGTGTTGCCGCCAATGGCGGCCTGCGTGCAGCCCTGATCTCCCGCTGCGAGGCGGAGAAGATCGAGCTGATCATTCCGCCGCCGGTCTATTGTACCGACAATGCGGCGATGATTGGTGCGGCCGCCTACGTGAAGTGGCAGCATAGCGGCGGCACGCCGCTGGACATGGTTGCTGACCCCGGCTTCTCGCTTGAAGAGTGGTCCGTGCCTGTCGCAAGCATAGAGTAA
- a CDS encoding ABC-F family ATP-binding cassette domain-containing protein: protein MLLQATGITKSYGIQSVLDGISLQVNEKERVGLVGVNGAGKSTFLQIIAGEMSYDSGQIHKSKETTIGYLAQNSGLQSDKTIHEEMLAVFAPLIEAEAELRTLEAAIADPRMAEDPKRYEELLERYAARSDWFKDNGGYEMNTRIRSVLHGMGFGDFAPDTPISTLSGGQKTRLALARILLQAPDLLMLDEPTNHLDIETLTWLEDYLRSYAGGILVVSHDRYFLDRLVTTIVEIERHESRRYTGNYSRYMELKAAEYEIRLKQYEKQQDEISRMEDFVQRNIVRASTTKRAQSRRKALDKMERIDRPLGVLKRASFSFEPDFQSGKEVLQVRAVKVAFNKDQPLFQNASFELRRGETAALIGPNGIGKSTLLQCMIGTREPEGGSVNWGTKVKIAYYDQEQTWLNPRNTVIEELWSEYPMLEEARIRTILGNFLFSGEDVQKRISALSGGEKARVSLSKLMLRGANMLILDEPTNHLDLVSREVLEAALMDFEGTLLFISHDRYFLNKMAERVLELHPQGIDQYLGNYDDYVEKKKELEDMAKDAAELAAATASRNTVKELAPAEKGTSTSYEADKQAKREERNRQRRINELEENIAALEEAIARVENEMTKPEVYQDYLALQDHEQDLKAKKTQLSEYFNEWEILADE from the coding sequence ATGCTTCTTCAAGCTACAGGAATTACGAAATCATATGGAATCCAAAGCGTGCTGGACGGCATCAGCCTGCAAGTGAATGAGAAAGAACGTGTAGGTCTGGTCGGCGTCAACGGCGCAGGCAAATCAACCTTTCTGCAGATTATTGCAGGTGAAATGTCCTATGACAGCGGGCAGATTCATAAATCCAAGGAAACGACGATCGGGTATTTAGCCCAGAACAGCGGACTGCAGTCTGACAAAACCATTCATGAGGAGATGCTCGCAGTGTTTGCCCCGCTAATTGAAGCCGAGGCTGAGCTGCGGACGCTGGAAGCCGCTATTGCAGACCCGCGGATGGCGGAAGACCCCAAACGTTACGAGGAGCTGCTGGAGCGGTATGCGGCACGTTCCGACTGGTTTAAAGACAACGGCGGCTATGAGATGAATACCCGTATTCGCAGTGTGCTGCACGGGATGGGCTTTGGCGATTTCGCACCCGATACCCCGATCTCTACTCTGAGTGGCGGGCAGAAGACCCGGCTGGCGCTGGCGCGCATCCTACTTCAGGCCCCGGATCTTCTGATGCTGGATGAACCGACCAACCATCTGGACATTGAGACACTTACCTGGCTGGAGGATTATCTGCGCAGCTATGCCGGTGGAATTCTGGTGGTTTCCCATGACCGTTATTTCCTTGACCGGCTGGTAACCACCATTGTGGAGATCGAGCGCCATGAGTCACGGCGGTACACGGGCAACTACAGCCGCTATATGGAGCTGAAGGCCGCCGAATACGAGATTCGTCTGAAGCAATATGAGAAGCAGCAGGACGAAATCTCGCGGATGGAGGATTTCGTGCAGCGCAACATTGTGCGGGCGTCCACGACCAAGCGGGCGCAGAGCAGACGCAAGGCCCTGGACAAAATGGAGCGGATCGACCGGCCGCTTGGCGTTCTGAAGCGAGCCAGCTTCTCCTTCGAGCCTGATTTCCAATCCGGCAAAGAGGTGCTGCAGGTGCGTGCGGTTAAGGTTGCTTTTAACAAGGACCAGCCACTGTTCCAGAATGCCTCCTTCGAGCTGCGCCGGGGCGAAACCGCGGCACTGATCGGTCCCAACGGCATCGGCAAGTCCACGCTGCTGCAATGTATGATTGGCACCCGGGAGCCGGAAGGCGGAAGTGTGAACTGGGGCACCAAAGTCAAAATCGCCTACTACGATCAGGAGCAGACTTGGCTGAATCCGCGCAACACGGTGATTGAGGAGTTATGGAGCGAATATCCCATGCTGGAGGAAGCCCGAATCCGTACGATCCTCGGCAACTTCCTGTTCAGCGGCGAAGATGTCCAGAAGCGGATCTCAGCACTGAGCGGTGGCGAGAAAGCACGGGTATCCCTGTCCAAACTGATGCTGCGCGGCGCCAACATGCTGATTCTTGATGAGCCTACCAACCATCTCGATCTGGTGAGCCGTGAGGTGCTGGAGGCGGCACTGATGGATTTCGAGGGCACGCTGCTCTTTATCTCCCATGACCGTTATTTCCTGAACAAAATGGCTGAACGTGTGCTGGAGCTGCATCCCCAGGGGATTGATCAGTACCTCGGGAACTACGATGATTATGTCGAGAAGAAAAAGGAATTGGAGGACATGGCGAAGGACGCCGCTGAGTTGGCAGCTGCCACTGCCTCCAGAAATACCGTAAAGGAGCTTGCGCCCGCCGAAAAAGGCACCTCCACCTCCTACGAAGCGGATAAACAGGCCAAACGCGAGGAGCGCAACCGCCAGCGGCGGATCAATGAGCTGGAGGAGAATATCGCCGCTCTGGAGGAAGCCATTGCCCGTGTCGAGAACGAGATGACAAAACCCGAGGTTTATCAGGATTATCTCGCGCTGCAGGATCATGAGCAGGATTTGAAGGCCAAAAAAACGCAGCTTAGCGAGTATTTCAATGAATGGGAAATTCTTGCTGACGAATAG
- a CDS encoding 5-formyltetrahydrofolate cyclo-ligase, with protein MMSYEAAAEAKRVLRKERQAARDRLSPLQREQLSANVCEHAWHWLLRKEALSLMAYVSFRSELDTSPLLNAAWSQPLRVLLPRVISASGELSVQQVTSWSELAPGAYGIPEPRITENRVPSPEQQAALPLPAVVFVPGLAFDSRGGRLGYGRGYYDRLWTSVQRRVQAGETAPVWIGLAYGMQLVPEVPMDAHDAFMDMLITEDGILHCRKGEQPWN; from the coding sequence ATGATGTCTTATGAAGCTGCTGCAGAAGCCAAGCGGGTGCTGCGCAAGGAACGCCAGGCTGCCCGTGACCGGCTGTCTCCGCTGCAGCGGGAGCAGTTGTCCGCCAATGTATGCGAACATGCCTGGCACTGGCTGCTGCGCAAGGAGGCCCTTTCGCTGATGGCCTATGTGTCATTCCGCTCGGAGCTGGATACGAGTCCGCTGCTTAATGCAGCCTGGTCGCAGCCGCTTCGGGTGCTGCTGCCGCGCGTAATATCGGCAAGCGGCGAGCTTAGCGTGCAGCAGGTGACTTCATGGAGCGAGCTGGCGCCTGGTGCTTACGGTATTCCGGAACCACGGATTACCGAGAACCGGGTACCGTCCCCAGAGCAACAGGCGGCGCTGCCGCTTCCGGCGGTGGTATTCGTGCCCGGGCTGGCTTTTGATTCACGCGGCGGCCGCCTCGGATACGGCCGCGGCTACTATGACCGGCTGTGGACTTCCGTGCAGAGAAGAGTCCAGGCGGGGGAAACGGCTCCTGTGTGGATAGGTTTGGCTTACGGCATGCAGCTGGTTCCCGAGGTGCCGATGGATGCTCATGATGCCTTCATGGACATGCTGATTACGGAAGACGGCATCCTGCACTGCCGCAAAGGAGAGCAGCCATGGAACTGA
- the moaC gene encoding cyclic pyranopterin monophosphate synthase MoaC, which yields MELSHFNGQGRARMVDVSEKEVTKRTAAARTMVKMAPATLAAIHAGSIGKGDVLAVAQVAGIMAAKKTADWIPMCHPLPLTGVDIRFSDNSEDELYIEAIVKTTGKTGVEMEALTAVSAVALTVYDMCKALQKDMVIGPTLLVAKSGGKNGDYALDT from the coding sequence ATGGAACTGAGCCATTTCAACGGGCAGGGAAGAGCACGTATGGTCGATGTAAGCGAGAAGGAAGTGACCAAGCGAACCGCTGCTGCGCGCACGATGGTCAAGATGGCCCCGGCCACACTGGCGGCCATCCATGCCGGCAGCATCGGCAAAGGGGATGTGCTGGCTGTCGCCCAGGTCGCCGGAATTATGGCGGCCAAGAAGACGGCGGACTGGATTCCGATGTGCCATCCGCTGCCGCTTACCGGTGTGGACATCCGCTTCTCCGATAACAGCGAAGATGAACTATATATAGAAGCAATTGTCAAGACAACCGGCAAGACCGGCGTGGAAATGGAGGCGCTGACTGCAGTTTCCGCAGTGGCGCTTACGGTGTACGACATGTGCAAGGCTCTACAGAAGGACATGGTAATTGGTCCTACCCTGCTTGTTGCCAAAAGTGGAGGCAAGAACGGGGATTATGCGCTAGATACATAG
- a CDS encoding MogA/MoaB family molybdenum cofactor biosynthesis protein, whose translation MAWKTAILTASDKGARGEREDTSAQVIRELVEEELGGEIVEYRIVPDEQDEIIAALIELTDYFKADLVLTTGGTDLAIRDVTPEATRRVIEREVPGLSEAMRSTVMQKNRAVMLFRGICGIRGRTLIVNLPGTPKGVHENLAAIMDQLPEALLMVTGQFRE comes from the coding sequence ATGGCGTGGAAAACAGCAATCCTGACGGCCAGCGATAAAGGGGCCCGGGGCGAACGGGAAGACACGAGCGCCCAGGTCATCCGGGAGCTGGTAGAGGAAGAGCTTGGCGGCGAGATCGTGGAATACCGGATCGTGCCCGACGAGCAGGATGAGATTATTGCCGCATTGATTGAGCTTACCGATTATTTCAAGGCCGATCTGGTGCTGACTACGGGAGGGACGGATCTGGCGATCCGTGATGTGACACCGGAAGCTACCCGCCGGGTCATTGAACGTGAAGTGCCTGGACTCTCCGAAGCGATGCGCAGCACAGTCATGCAGAAGAACCGGGCGGTGATGTTGTTCCGGGGAATTTGCGGAATCCGCGGCCGTACGCTGATTGTCAATCTGCCCGGCACACCGAAGGGCGTGCACGAGAATTTGGCGGCTATTATGGACCAGCTGCCTGAAGCGTTGCTGATGGTGACCGGACAATTCCGCGAATAG
- the tatA gene encoding twin-arginine translocase TatA/TatE family subunit, with amino-acid sequence MPTIGTPGIILLVILALLLFGPNKLPELGRAVGRTFREFKEGARDMVADTDTVKKSEAPVPQAPQTAVADIPQERRLPE; translated from the coding sequence ATGCCTACTATCGGTACACCGGGAATCATTCTGCTGGTCATTTTAGCGTTGCTGCTATTTGGGCCGAATAAGCTGCCTGAGCTGGGACGTGCGGTTGGACGGACTTTCCGGGAATTTAAGGAAGGTGCGCGCGACATGGTTGCGGATACGGATACGGTCAAGAAGAGTGAGGCTCCCGTGCCGCAAGCCCCGCAGACTGCCGTGGCAGATATTCCGCAGGAGAGACGCTTGCCGGAATAA
- the tatC gene encoding twin-arginine translocase subunit TatC — protein MSLEADSGKMSVVDHLTELRRRIIYVLLVFVGGLIAGLFCAKPIYNYLIHADLAQGFVLHAFSFWDGIGMYMKIAMAVSLLLSVPFIVYQLWAFVSPGLRDEERSAALRYVPYVFVLFMLGIAFAYYVVFPLALSFTISITRSMGLVETYGIAQYFSFMFSLVLPLALLFELPLLVMFLTKLRILNPLRLRKMRRYAYFVLVFIAVVITPPDFISDFLVMIPLLVLYEFSVFLSALVYRKQLAADAEAEARYSQHKSG, from the coding sequence ATGTCGCTGGAAGCTGATTCTGGAAAAATGTCAGTGGTGGACCATCTGACCGAGCTGCGCAGACGGATTATTTATGTGCTGCTTGTATTTGTGGGCGGTCTGATCGCCGGATTATTCTGTGCCAAGCCAATCTATAATTACCTGATCCATGCCGATCTGGCACAAGGCTTTGTGCTCCACGCCTTCTCCTTCTGGGACGGAATTGGGATGTATATGAAGATCGCGATGGCGGTCTCGCTGCTGCTCAGCGTGCCGTTTATTGTGTATCAGCTGTGGGCTTTTGTCAGTCCGGGCCTGCGGGATGAGGAGCGCAGCGCGGCACTGCGTTATGTGCCTTATGTGTTTGTGCTGTTTATGCTGGGCATCGCCTTTGCCTATTATGTGGTGTTTCCGCTCGCCCTTTCGTTTACGATATCCATTACCCGCAGCATGGGACTGGTGGAGACGTATGGCATCGCCCAGTATTTCAGCTTCATGTTCAGTCTGGTACTGCCGCTGGCCTTATTGTTCGAGCTGCCGCTGCTGGTGATGTTTCTGACCAAGCTCAGAATTCTGAATCCCCTGCGTCTGCGAAAAATGCGGCGTTATGCCTATTTCGTGCTTGTGTTTATTGCGGTGGTGATTACGCCGCCTGACTTCATCTCGGATTTCCTGGTTATGATCCCGCTCCTGGTGCTGTATGAATTCAGCGTATTCCTGTCTGCGCTCGTCTACCGCAAGCAGCTTGCTGCCGATGCGGAGGCGGAGGCACGTTATAGTCAGCATAAATCAGGTTAA
- a CDS encoding LacI family DNA-binding transcriptional regulator: MKEKVTMQDIAERLNLSKNSVSQALSGKAGVSEETRKLILEIASQMGYVYSSTNRKSYSPSPKKGTIALIASDFAFSMKSFFGEIYLIVEQEAAARGMNLQIQSISQGTAEQLLIPAIMQNQSIDGVLILSHITTDYINSIIATGKPTVLIDHHHPYIHADSILTNNRFSAFEAVRYLAELGHRKIGILTDISFSPSYYERLEGFLLAMNEFGIPIREEWILRDAKENASYILSAIESLEEQPSAWFCVNDGLSFLLCSTLQKLGVQIPGQVSIVSFDNGYLSQMSIPTITTMDVNLKLYAQKAVEQLIWRMDHPNEPFTELLLPTKLLIRQSTGPAPY; this comes from the coding sequence ATGAAAGAAAAAGTAACGATGCAGGACATTGCCGAACGTTTAAACCTTTCCAAGAACTCCGTTTCGCAAGCATTATCTGGTAAAGCCGGGGTGAGTGAGGAAACTCGCAAATTGATTTTGGAAATAGCGAGTCAAATGGGATATGTGTACTCTTCCACTAACAGAAAATCTTATTCTCCATCTCCAAAGAAAGGCACCATTGCGCTTATTGCCTCGGATTTCGCCTTTTCAATGAAGAGTTTCTTCGGGGAAATCTATTTAATTGTTGAACAAGAGGCTGCTGCCCGAGGAATGAACCTCCAAATCCAATCGATTAGCCAGGGGACGGCAGAGCAATTGCTCATTCCCGCGATAATGCAGAATCAATCCATAGATGGGGTATTGATCTTATCCCACATCACTACCGACTACATTAATTCGATTATCGCAACAGGCAAGCCCACCGTGTTGATCGACCATCATCATCCTTACATCCATGCAGACTCCATCTTAACCAATAACCGTTTCAGTGCTTTCGAAGCTGTCCGATATTTAGCCGAATTAGGTCATAGAAAGATCGGAATACTAACTGACATTTCTTTTTCCCCCAGCTATTATGAACGGTTGGAAGGATTCTTGTTAGCGATGAATGAATTTGGTATTCCTATTCGAGAAGAGTGGATTCTAAGAGACGCTAAGGAAAACGCCAGTTATATATTGAGCGCTATTGAATCGTTAGAAGAACAACCAAGCGCTTGGTTTTGTGTGAATGACGGTCTTTCCTTTTTGCTATGCTCAACGCTCCAGAAGCTTGGAGTGCAGATACCTGGTCAAGTATCTATTGTTAGCTTTGACAATGGATATCTCTCTCAAATGTCTATTCCTACTATCACTACCATGGATGTGAATTTGAAGCTCTACGCCCAGAAAGCGGTAGAGCAGCTTATATGGCGAATGGACCATCCAAATGAGCCCTTCACAGAACTGCTTCTGCCGACAAAGCTACTAATCCGCCAGTCAACTGGACCCGCTCCATACTAA
- a CDS encoding ABC transporter substrate-binding protein encodes MKRNICGLIAIIMVFSILAGCSSKKNDAATTADGVTTIEFWAANNPTQQAYWQEMAKAYELKNSKVKINVSVIKESPSSEATIQAAIAGGSAPTISENINRGFAAQLSASKALVPLDTLTGFSDIITARKMSSTIEPWKFADGHQYVLPIYSNAMLFGWRLDLLKELGYDTPPQTFSEILALNTKLKAKYPDKFIWAKGDLASSTAWKRWFDFFMIYNAASNGNKFIEGDKFVGDDKAGIATLQFVDDLRKNKGILAQNVADPFETSTSLFIDLGPWTFTNWAEKFPEMKYNENYTLSMPPVPDGVDPKASKTFADTKGLVIYASATKEQQAAALEFVKWVYSDPNNDAKWFEQTKLPPARDDLSTNESFKVILDKNPELKPYAENVPNAVPPMDNPKFNDLQTILGEEAWTKVVRGEIDPTTGWENAKKAIEEALK; translated from the coding sequence ATGAAAAGAAATATTTGCGGGCTAATTGCCATCATTATGGTATTCTCCATACTGGCGGGATGCAGTTCAAAGAAGAATGATGCAGCCACAACAGCTGACGGAGTTACCACAATTGAATTCTGGGCGGCGAACAATCCTACTCAACAGGCGTACTGGCAGGAGATGGCCAAAGCGTATGAGCTGAAAAATTCCAAGGTTAAAATTAATGTTAGTGTGATTAAAGAATCACCAAGCTCGGAGGCTACGATTCAGGCAGCTATTGCCGGTGGAAGCGCACCAACAATCTCAGAGAATATCAATCGCGGATTTGCTGCTCAATTGTCAGCAAGTAAAGCATTGGTGCCTTTGGATACCTTAACCGGCTTTAGTGATATCATTACTGCCCGTAAGATGTCGAGTACGATCGAGCCATGGAAATTTGCGGATGGTCATCAATATGTGCTTCCGATTTACTCCAATGCCATGCTGTTTGGCTGGAGATTAGATCTTCTAAAAGAGCTTGGGTACGATACCCCTCCTCAAACATTCAGTGAAATTCTAGCCTTGAACACGAAACTTAAAGCAAAATATCCGGATAAATTCATTTGGGCTAAGGGGGATCTAGCTTCCTCAACTGCTTGGAAACGTTGGTTTGACTTCTTTATGATCTATAATGCTGCTTCAAACGGAAATAAGTTTATTGAAGGAGACAAGTTCGTTGGAGATGACAAGGCTGGCATAGCTACACTCCAATTTGTCGATGATCTCCGAAAGAACAAAGGTATTCTAGCTCAAAATGTTGCTGATCCTTTTGAGACAAGCACCAGCTTGTTCATTGACTTGGGACCTTGGACCTTCACCAACTGGGCTGAGAAGTTCCCTGAGATGAAATACAACGAGAACTATACATTATCAATGCCTCCGGTACCGGATGGTGTAGATCCGAAAGCTTCCAAAACCTTTGCAGATACCAAGGGGTTAGTTATTTATGCTTCTGCTACTAAGGAACAGCAAGCAGCAGCACTGGAATTTGTTAAATGGGTATATTCCGATCCGAATAACGATGCCAAATGGTTCGAACAAACCAAACTGCCACCAGCACGTGATGATCTATCAACAAATGAATCCTTTAAAGTGATTTTGGATAAGAATCCAGAACTGAAGCCGTATGCGGAGAATGTTCCAAACGCTGTTCCTCCAATGGACAACCCTAAATTCAATGATCTGCAGACCATCCTCGGAGAAGAGGCTTGGACTAAAGTTGTCCGTGGAGAAATCGATCCTACAACGGGTTGGGAGAATGCGAAGAAAGCTATTGAAGAGGCACTAAAATAA